In Pseudomonas poae, a single genomic region encodes these proteins:
- a CDS encoding OprD family porin: MIKQSSLLALAVCAGISQMAFAESVTDQADSKGFVEGSSITGLLRNYYFDRDRQSGKADNRDWTQGAMLNYASGFTQGTIGFGVDAYAYGGVKLDATHADAGTGDLPTDRHGDPENAYGSVGAAVKIKVSKTELKFGDMQPTAPVFATGGTRLLPQTATGFDLTSSEIAGLDLEAGHFTSTNSGMTSNHDHDIYATYANIAANSASFVGGKYTFTPSLSATVYAGELEDIWRQYYTNLNYVIPLGHDQSLALDGNLYRTLDTGSAKAGAINNTTYSLAAAYSFLQAHTLTLSFQKVHGDTPFDYIGTGNNGAGEGGDSVFLANSVQWGDFNGPGEQSWGIRYDLNMASYGVPGLSFMSRYINGSDINGTHTPANSAYVGDYGADGAHHETDVEAKYVIQSGPAKNLSLRVRDAIVSSNADQGDGKLNELRLIVDYPFTLL; encoded by the coding sequence ATGATCAAACAGTCGAGCCTGTTAGCGCTGGCGGTGTGCGCCGGTATCAGCCAAATGGCATTTGCCGAGTCCGTGACGGACCAGGCGGACTCCAAGGGGTTTGTCGAAGGCAGTAGCATCACCGGGCTGTTGCGCAACTATTACTTCGACCGTGACCGCCAAAGCGGCAAGGCCGACAACCGCGACTGGACCCAGGGCGCCATGCTCAACTACGCCTCGGGCTTTACGCAGGGCACCATCGGTTTCGGTGTGGATGCCTACGCTTACGGCGGCGTGAAGCTGGACGCCACCCATGCGGACGCCGGCACCGGCGATTTGCCCACCGACCGCCATGGCGACCCCGAAAACGCCTATGGCTCAGTGGGCGCGGCGGTGAAGATCAAGGTGTCCAAGACCGAATTGAAATTCGGTGACATGCAGCCCACCGCACCGGTATTCGCCACCGGCGGTACGCGCCTGTTGCCGCAAACGGCCACCGGTTTCGACCTGACCAGCAGCGAAATCGCCGGCCTGGACCTGGAAGCCGGGCACTTCACCAGCACCAACAGCGGCATGACCAGCAACCACGACCACGATATCTATGCGACCTACGCCAATATCGCGGCCAACAGCGCCAGTTTTGTCGGCGGCAAATACACCTTTACGCCGTCGCTGAGCGCGACCGTGTATGCGGGCGAACTGGAAGACATCTGGCGCCAGTACTACACCAACCTCAACTACGTGATTCCGTTGGGGCATGACCAGTCCCTGGCCCTGGACGGCAACCTGTACCGCACCCTCGACACCGGCAGCGCCAAGGCCGGGGCGATCAACAACACCACGTATTCGTTGGCGGCGGCGTATTCGTTCCTGCAGGCCCACACGCTGACGCTGTCGTTCCAGAAGGTGCATGGCGACACGCCGTTTGACTACATCGGTACCGGCAACAATGGCGCAGGCGAAGGCGGCGACTCGGTGTTCCTGGCCAACTCGGTGCAATGGGGCGACTTCAACGGCCCGGGCGAGCAGTCGTGGGGGATTCGTTATGACTTGAACATGGCCAGCTATGGCGTGCCGGGATTGAGCTTCATGAGCCGTTACATCAACGGCTCGGATATCAATGGTACTCACACTCCCGCCAACAGCGCCTATGTGGGCGACTACGGTGCCGACGGCGCGCACCACGAGACGGATGTGGAAGCCAAGTACGTGATCCAGAGCGGCCCGGCAAAAAACCTGTCGTTGCGGGTGCGCGATGCCATCGTGTCGTCGAATGCCGACCAGGGCGACGGCAAGTTGAACGAGTTGCGTCTGATCGTCGACTACCCGTTTACCCTGCTCTGA